In the genome of Pelobacter seleniigenes DSM 18267, one region contains:
- a CDS encoding ABC transporter substrate-binding protein gives MRKRLLPLFAMLLLFMFFGQAQAKTLVYCSEGSPEGFNPVFYTAGTTFDVSSKNVFEGLTHFIRGTTELEPGMAESWTISDDGKVYTFHLRKGIKFHSAKHFKPTRDMNADDVIFTFERQWKKDNPYYAVSGGNYEYFNGMSMPELLDRIEKVDDYTVKFYLTRPEAPMLANLGMDFAVIQSKEYADAMLKAGTPEEFDQWPIGTGPFQFEGYKKDAQIRYTAFKDYWKGKAPLDKLVFSITPDASVRYAKLKAGECQVMPFPNPADLAAMKADPDINLMQKEGLNVGYLAYNTQKAPFDNVKVRKALNHAINKQAIIDTVFQGAGKPAKNPIPPTIWSYNDAVVDDAYDLDLAKKLLAEAGYPNGFEMKLWAMPVQRPYNPNARRMAEVMQADWAKIGVKAEIVSYEWGEYLKRSKDVNRDGAVLLGWTGDNGDPDNFLAVLLGCDGVGGSNRSQWCYKPFEDLIQKAKAVSDIKERTKLYEQAQVVFKEQAPWATIAHSLVFEPVTKNVVNYKIDPLGGHIFYGVDLK, from the coding sequence ATGCGAAAACGACTGCTCCCCCTGTTTGCAATGTTGCTCCTGTTCATGTTTTTTGGTCAGGCTCAAGCCAAAACCCTGGTTTATTGTTCGGAAGGAAGCCCTGAAGGGTTCAACCCGGTTTTTTATACTGCCGGAACAACGTTCGATGTTTCTTCCAAGAATGTGTTCGAGGGGCTGACCCACTTCATTCGCGGGACCACTGAGCTGGAGCCCGGGATGGCGGAAAGTTGGACCATTTCTGACGACGGTAAAGTGTACACCTTTCATTTGCGCAAAGGGATTAAGTTTCATTCCGCCAAGCATTTCAAGCCGACCCGCGATATGAACGCGGACGACGTCATTTTTACCTTCGAACGGCAGTGGAAAAAAGACAATCCTTACTATGCGGTTTCCGGCGGCAACTATGAATATTTCAACGGCATGTCCATGCCGGAACTGCTCGATCGTATTGAAAAGGTCGACGACTATACGGTCAAGTTCTACCTGACCCGGCCGGAAGCACCGATGCTGGCGAACCTGGGGATGGATTTCGCAGTCATTCAGTCAAAGGAATACGCCGACGCAATGTTGAAAGCCGGTACCCCGGAAGAATTTGACCAGTGGCCCATCGGCACCGGACCGTTCCAATTTGAAGGTTATAAAAAGGACGCTCAGATCCGTTATACTGCCTTCAAGGATTACTGGAAGGGAAAAGCCCCCCTCGACAAATTGGTTTTCTCCATCACCCCGGATGCTTCGGTTCGCTATGCCAAGCTTAAAGCCGGCGAATGCCAGGTGATGCCGTTCCCCAATCCGGCAGACTTGGCGGCCATGAAAGCGGATCCCGATATCAACCTGATGCAAAAAGAAGGGTTGAACGTCGGTTACCTGGCCTACAACACTCAAAAAGCTCCGTTTGACAATGTCAAAGTGCGCAAGGCCTTGAACCACGCCATCAATAAACAGGCGATCATCGACACCGTGTTCCAGGGCGCCGGCAAACCGGCCAAAAATCCGATTCCGCCGACCATCTGGTCGTACAACGATGCCGTTGTCGATGACGCTTACGATCTCGATCTGGCCAAAAAACTGTTGGCCGAAGCCGGTTATCCGAACGGTTTCGAGATGAAACTCTGGGCTATGCCGGTACAGCGTCCCTACAACCCCAATGCCCGGCGTATGGCTGAAGTTATGCAAGCAGACTGGGCCAAAATAGGGGTCAAGGCTGAAATCGTTTCCTACGAATGGGGTGAGTACCTCAAGCGTTCCAAGGATGTCAATCGGGATGGCGCTGTTCTGCTTGGCTGGACCGGCGATAACGGTGATCCGGACAACTTCCTGGCCGTATTGCTCGGTTGTGACGGCGTCGGTGGTTCCAACCGTTCACAATGGTGCTACAAGCCGTTTGAAGACCTGATCCAGAAAGCCAAAGCGGTGTCCGACATCAAGGAACGGACCAAGCTCTATGAACAGGCCCAGGTGGTTTTCAAGGAGCAGGCACCCTGGGCAACCATCGCCCACTCCTTGGTTTTTGAGCCGGTTACTAAAAATGTTGTCAACTACAAAATCGACCCTCTTGGCGGCCATATCTTCTATGGTGTCGATCTGAAGTAA
- a CDS encoding MASE3 domain-containing protein, whose product MPQIFDTLNPPGQNKPLIQGCGLLLILLGLYFTSWVNYLLFHTLAEFFSIVVAVTIFVIAWHSRHYIQNPYLLFIGIAYLFISLLDLLHTLSYKGMPIFTDYDYYANQLWIGARYMESVTLALAFLFLKENKPLKVAYIIPAYALVTYLIIAAIFQWKIFPVCFVDGSGLTPFKKYSEYLICLILLAAIFFLHLNKSFFEQKIYRLILLSIICTIISELAFTFYISNYGISNLVGHYFKIFSFYLIYLCIIKTGIERPYRLIFTDLKRTNGELVEEIRQKEDIQKKNEELIEELKKALREIKSLQGILPICSSCKQIRDDKGAWNQLERYIETHADVKFSHGLCRTCADKMYGDQKWYQHGRLPDHKQAT is encoded by the coding sequence ATGCCTCAGATTTTCGACACTCTCAATCCGCCCGGACAAAACAAGCCGCTGATCCAGGGTTGCGGCTTATTGTTGATTCTCCTGGGACTCTATTTCACCAGCTGGGTCAATTACCTGCTGTTTCACACCCTTGCCGAATTTTTCAGTATCGTGGTTGCGGTCACGATCTTTGTCATCGCCTGGCATTCAAGACATTACATTCAGAACCCCTACCTGCTATTCATTGGTATCGCCTATCTGTTCATCTCCCTGCTTGATCTACTGCATACCTTGTCTTACAAAGGAATGCCCATCTTTACCGATTACGACTACTATGCCAATCAATTATGGATCGGCGCGCGCTACATGGAGAGTGTTACCCTGGCCCTGGCATTTCTCTTTTTGAAAGAGAATAAGCCGCTGAAAGTTGCCTATATTATTCCCGCTTATGCCCTTGTGACTTATCTCATCATTGCGGCCATTTTTCAGTGGAAAATTTTCCCGGTGTGTTTTGTCGATGGCAGCGGCCTCACTCCGTTCAAAAAATACAGCGAATACCTGATCTGTTTGATTTTGCTGGCAGCAATATTTTTTCTCCACCTTAATAAGTCATTTTTTGAACAGAAAATTTACCGGCTCATCCTGCTCTCCATCATCTGCACGATCATCTCCGAACTCGCTTTCACGTTCTATATCAGCAATTACGGAATATCGAATTTAGTTGGTCACTATTTTAAAATTTTCAGTTTTTACCTGATTTATCTGTGCATTATCAAAACCGGGATAGAACGACCCTATCGACTGATCTTCACCGACCTTAAGCGGACCAACGGCGAACTGGTGGAGGAGATCAGGCAAAAAGAAGACATTCAGAAAAAAAACGAGGAGTTGATTGAGGAACTGAAAAAGGCGTTGCGCGAGATAAAATCGCTGCAGGGAATCTTACCGATCTGCTCTTCATGCAAACAGATCAGAGACGACAAAGGGGCCTGGAATCAATTGGAACGCTATATTGAGACACACGCCGATGTCAAATTCAGCCATGGACTCTGCCGGACCTGCGCCGACAAAATGTACGGTGATCAGAAATGGTATCAGCACGGCCGCTTGCCCGACCACAAGCAAGCAACTTAG
- a CDS encoding GGDEF domain-containing protein, producing the protein MEENNLPVQKKSKGNYRILIITLLLAVLLSSALPVYNAMVSYPAMVRFMQQGVEQGALNAARHIVTEFLGFNSETFTEQLSPAQEKSLRTFVSQYGMIRAKVYSPTGQIIFSTRQEDLGTVNKNSYFRDVVGAGHPLTKLVNKKQRSLEGDELSIDVAEVYVPVMLDGSFCGAFEFYFDVTGQKKQIDAVSASSLRVFLLTNLGFLILFIVVAFRMRQAIQKQQAAEREIILMAYTDTLTGLPNRRLLTDRIDQALNRAKRHKLMLTLLYIDVDNFKTINDTLGHQQGDELLQYIAEQIRQHIRKSDTLARIGGDEFVLLASDLSSAEEAKVVAQTISRIFETPYLSRTGPVSVSLSIGVAVFPKHGQDSETLLKNADTALYEAKNKGRNTYAVYRPAEAVTNKAKRTS; encoded by the coding sequence ATGGAAGAAAACAACCTGCCAGTGCAGAAAAAGAGCAAGGGGAATTATCGAATTTTGATAATTACTCTGCTTCTGGCTGTCCTGCTGAGCAGTGCCCTGCCTGTTTATAATGCCATGGTTTCTTACCCGGCCATGGTCAGATTCATGCAACAGGGGGTTGAACAGGGTGCACTCAATGCCGCACGCCATATCGTGACGGAGTTTTTGGGATTCAATTCGGAAACCTTTACGGAACAATTGTCCCCTGCGCAGGAAAAATCGCTGCGCACCTTTGTCTCCCAGTATGGAATGATCAGGGCCAAAGTCTACAGCCCGACCGGACAGATCATCTTTTCCACCCGTCAGGAGGATCTTGGCACCGTCAATAAGAACAGTTATTTTCGCGATGTGGTCGGTGCCGGCCATCCCCTGACCAAGCTGGTCAATAAAAAACAGCGCTCGCTGGAAGGGGATGAGCTGTCCATTGATGTTGCGGAAGTTTATGTTCCGGTCATGCTCGACGGATCTTTCTGCGGAGCTTTCGAGTTTTATTTTGATGTCACCGGACAGAAAAAACAGATTGATGCTGTTTCCGCGTCCTCACTGCGGGTGTTTCTGTTGACCAATCTGGGTTTTTTGATCCTTTTCATTGTTGTCGCCTTCAGAATGAGGCAGGCGATCCAGAAACAGCAGGCTGCCGAGCGGGAAATCATCCTCATGGCCTATACCGATACCCTGACCGGGCTGCCAAACCGGCGGTTGCTCACCGACCGGATTGACCAGGCGCTGAATCGGGCCAAACGGCACAAGCTGATGCTGACCCTGCTGTATATCGATGTTGACAATTTTAAGACGATTAACGATACCCTTGGGCATCAGCAGGGGGATGAATTGCTGCAATATATTGCCGAGCAGATCAGGCAGCATATTCGCAAAAGCGACACCCTGGCCAGGATCGGCGGTGACGAATTCGTCCTGTTGGCAAGTGATTTAAGCAGTGCAGAAGAGGCCAAAGTGGTGGCGCAGACCATCAGCCGGATTTTCGAGACCCCTTATCTATCCAGGACCGGGCCGGTCTCCGTCTCCTTGAGCATCGGCGTGGCTGTCTTCCCCAAGCATGGTCAGGACTCGGAAACCTTGCTGAAGAATGCTGATACGGCGCTGTATGAGGCGAAAAATAAAGGGCGCAACACGTATGCTGTCTATCGGCCTGCAGAGGCTGTAACGAACAAGGCAAAGAGAACCAGCTAG
- a CDS encoding DUF748 domain-containing protein — translation MSSRWLKRSLVVAGVILLLMLLSMLIVPWQVKKQGQAWIAENTKRTLTLEKVFFNPFTLTLELSGAKLTEPNSSQPFVSFSKLVVSASIRSLPELALILDHVELDDPYVNIELLAPGQFNFADFLQSTGDTAETTPQSPPSTFHFSLNNIRVKNGAVDFSDLASANHSHHQIRQLLLTVPSIGNIPYMMDDFVQPELSLLLNGSELAVNGRMKPFHNSLETNLFFTIHAVDLPFYASHLPVTLPLEVAQGTLDFQLDLAYRISRSEEPKLMLGGEFAVSDLDLREPDGKPLFSLGTLLVSLGWADVFKQDFNLSSIELYEPQLSISRNPAGQWNLVELFSPSADSAAPGAEPPPKTSEPSKLPLVLIENTRIHEGQIHFRDESVATPVNENLRHLNLTLDNLSTHPEELADLNLSLLTDRELSLSVAGTLGIAPLSAQLDLIANGLPLQPYYPYLQPVLTEAIQGRANFAGQLRYTADGNVQLLQTQLTLRDLLIPFGGEDRFSLAEFHMNGSSFDLNRRQVNLGAIGLDKGRIKATRLADGTLTPLRILRAPEHAEPAPPPAAAQETPAASPWTVQLDSLDLAHFNIEFQDQALDRKPTLNLTELHFHSENIHYPEAQKSPFQLATKVGNRGHISVGGSAVHTPLQVKANSRIQGLALADFNNFIPAGLNLRLTSGQLNSNLALTLTQQNEELLGNFAGNLNVTGFSLRDPLSDGKLLTWDTLNLAGIDGTLAPFALHIKDVALSNYLANIEITPDGQVNLTSVTAESPAGAPAAADQPPKPQPSNSSAATSAGPVPDIRIDALTLQGGTVSFTDRHLPSTFATTMYQLGGRVSGMSSDQQMQADVDLRGQLENHSPLTVSGKINPLSKNLFADLTIRFEDIDLSPLTPYSGTYLGYAIAKGKLYLDLNYHIEHQQISADNRVMIDQFTFGDTVQSKQATSLPVALAISLLKDRNDEIHLNIPISGNLNDPDFSLFGTVFTVLRNLLVKAATSPFSLLASMLGGNEDFSSIEFPLGTAIITEEQNRKLQELADVLINRPGLILEVSGFADKDKDPEAYRKNHLKQLLLDLKWRQLTEQGTPAIPRDELQISPEEYPELLKTVYQEADFPRPRNIVGMLKDLPPEEMEKLLLANIRADNEELAALARHRALAVQDALIKLDEALKPRIFLKEADIFQSPKSGPASRVEFGISTK, via the coding sequence ATGTCGTCACGCTGGTTGAAAAGATCGCTGGTTGTCGCTGGTGTTATCTTATTGCTGATGCTGTTATCCATGCTGATTGTCCCCTGGCAGGTCAAAAAACAGGGGCAGGCCTGGATCGCCGAAAATACCAAACGGACTCTGACCCTGGAGAAAGTTTTTTTCAATCCGTTCACCCTGACTCTGGAACTTTCAGGGGCTAAACTGACCGAACCGAACAGCTCCCAACCGTTCGTTTCTTTTTCCAAGCTGGTGGTGTCAGCCAGCATCCGTTCCCTCCCGGAATTAGCCCTGATCCTTGACCACGTTGAGCTGGATGATCCTTACGTCAATATCGAGCTACTCGCTCCCGGGCAATTCAACTTCGCGGACTTTCTCCAATCCACAGGCGATACCGCCGAGACCACGCCGCAAAGCCCCCCCAGTACCTTTCATTTTTCTCTGAACAACATCAGGGTGAAAAACGGCGCCGTTGATTTCAGCGACCTGGCATCGGCCAACCACTCTCACCATCAAATCCGTCAGCTCTTATTGACGGTTCCGTCCATCGGCAACATCCCCTACATGATGGACGACTTTGTTCAGCCCGAGCTGTCATTGCTGCTCAACGGCTCCGAGCTAGCCGTTAACGGTCGGATGAAACCATTTCACAATTCCCTTGAAACCAATCTGTTTTTTACGATCCACGCGGTTGATCTGCCTTTTTATGCATCCCATTTGCCCGTGACCCTCCCCCTTGAAGTTGCCCAGGGCACCCTTGATTTTCAGCTCGATCTGGCGTACCGGATCTCTCGCAGTGAAGAACCGAAGCTGATGCTCGGGGGGGAGTTTGCCGTCAGCGACCTTGATTTGCGCGAACCCGACGGCAAGCCCCTGTTCAGTTTAGGAACCTTGCTGGTCAGCCTCGGCTGGGCGGATGTTTTCAAGCAGGACTTCAATCTCTCTTCCATAGAACTCTATGAACCGCAGCTGTCCATCAGCCGCAACCCGGCTGGCCAGTGGAATCTGGTGGAACTGTTCAGTCCGTCCGCAGACAGTGCAGCGCCCGGCGCAGAACCGCCGCCCAAGACATCGGAGCCTTCCAAGCTCCCTCTGGTGCTGATTGAAAACACCAGAATCCACGAAGGGCAAATTCATTTTCGGGATGAGAGTGTTGCAACGCCGGTCAATGAAAACCTCCGTCATCTGAATCTGACCCTCGACAACCTGTCCACCCACCCGGAAGAGCTGGCGGATCTGAACCTGAGCCTTCTCACCGATCGCGAACTAAGTCTTTCCGTGGCCGGGACCCTGGGGATTGCGCCGCTGAGCGCACAGCTTGATCTCATTGCCAACGGCCTGCCCCTGCAACCCTACTATCCCTACCTGCAGCCGGTGCTGACCGAAGCGATCCAGGGGCGGGCCAATTTCGCCGGCCAACTGAGATACACGGCAGATGGCAATGTGCAACTTCTACAAACCCAGCTAACCTTGCGCGACCTACTGATCCCCTTTGGCGGAGAAGACCGCTTCAGCCTGGCCGAGTTCCACATGAACGGCTCTTCCTTTGATCTGAACCGGCGACAGGTCAATCTGGGCGCTATCGGCCTGGACAAAGGCCGCATCAAAGCGACCCGTTTGGCTGATGGAACCCTCACCCCGCTGCGGATATTGCGCGCCCCGGAACATGCGGAGCCGGCACCCCCGCCAGCTGCAGCGCAAGAGACTCCGGCGGCCTCGCCATGGACGGTACAACTCGATAGTCTTGATCTCGCTCATTTCAACATCGAATTCCAGGATCAGGCTCTGGACCGGAAGCCGACCCTGAACCTCACCGAGTTGCACTTCCACAGCGAAAACATTCATTATCCAGAGGCACAAAAAAGCCCCTTTCAGCTGGCGACCAAGGTTGGCAACAGGGGACACATCAGCGTGGGGGGAAGTGCCGTCCATACGCCGCTGCAGGTCAAGGCCAATTCACGCATCCAGGGCTTGGCGCTGGCAGATTTCAACAATTTCATCCCCGCTGGCCTCAACCTGCGGCTGACCTCCGGGCAACTGAACTCAAATCTGGCCCTGACCCTGACCCAGCAGAACGAGGAACTGCTTGGGAACTTTGCGGGCAACCTCAATGTTACCGGCTTCAGCCTGCGCGACCCGTTGAGTGATGGCAAGCTACTGACCTGGGATACGCTTAACCTGGCCGGTATCGACGGGACATTGGCTCCATTTGCCCTGCATATCAAAGATGTGGCGCTCAGCAATTACCTGGCCAATATCGAAATCACCCCAGACGGACAGGTCAACCTGACCAGTGTCACTGCGGAATCACCAGCAGGCGCCCCTGCGGCTGCAGACCAGCCTCCCAAACCACAGCCATCCAACAGCTCAGCCGCAACGTCTGCCGGACCAGTGCCGGACATCCGCATTGACGCGTTGACGCTGCAGGGCGGAACCGTATCCTTTACCGACCGCCATTTACCGAGCACCTTTGCCACCACCATGTATCAGCTGGGCGGCCGGGTCTCCGGCATGTCTTCCGACCAGCAGATGCAGGCCGATGTCGATCTGCGCGGCCAGCTGGAGAACCATTCCCCGTTGACAGTCAGTGGAAAGATCAACCCGTTAAGCAAAAACCTGTTTGCCGATTTGACGATCCGCTTTGAAGATATTGATCTGTCCCCGCTGACTCCCTATTCCGGCACCTATCTCGGCTATGCCATTGCCAAGGGGAAACTGTATCTCGATCTGAACTACCATATCGAACACCAGCAGATCAGTGCCGACAACCGGGTGATGATCGATCAATTCACCTTCGGTGACACGGTGCAAAGCAAGCAGGCAACATCCTTACCCGTCGCCCTGGCCATCAGTCTGCTTAAAGACCGCAACGACGAAATCCATCTGAACATTCCGATCTCGGGCAATTTAAACGACCCCGATTTCAGCCTATTCGGCACTGTTTTCACTGTATTGCGCAACCTGCTGGTCAAAGCCGCGACCTCACCGTTTTCCCTGTTGGCCTCCATGCTGGGCGGCAATGAGGACTTCAGCAGTATCGAATTCCCCCTGGGGACCGCGATAATCACCGAGGAGCAGAACCGCAAACTGCAGGAACTGGCCGATGTCTTGATCAACCGTCCCGGGCTGATTCTTGAGGTCAGCGGTTTTGCCGATAAAGACAAAGATCCGGAAGCCTATCGTAAAAACCACCTCAAACAACTGCTGCTGGACCTTAAATGGCGGCAGCTGACCGAGCAGGGAACACCTGCAATCCCCAGGGATGAACTCCAGATATCCCCGGAAGAGTATCCGGAACTGTTAAAAACCGTCTACCAGGAAGCCGATTTCCCGAGACCGCGCAACATTGTCGGCATGCTCAAGGATCTGCCACCGGAAGAGATGGAAAAGTTGTTACTCGCCAACATTCGCGCCGATAATGAAGAGC